One genomic region from Armatimonadota bacterium encodes:
- a CDS encoding PD40 domain-containing protein, with the protein MRALAWILGGLIMAALPAVSQVTQITDGPGDDTEAAWSPDGAKVAFQSNRAGSMDIYILDLANGQVTPLVQGPGESQFPAWSPDGSQLAFVHVQLTKTAVQGIELGHCVHVVPASGGEPRRLTGGVHRDHTPTWSRDGQSIVFSTTRGMKDFAVCLQRVPVTGGEPETLDAQDAMDNAMMQPDISPDGKHIAYGFVNGYRSNWCIRLAKADRPTRRFQLTSQEMSMYGPRWSPDGSVIACTGYRPGDPGWGIYLIQVATGALARLDTGAGNSRSATWSPDGTEIIFENNRTGQYKLYRAPVPQVEFIRPAELEVDERVELARFDFAEKPGNRVEDLSGQGNHGKLVGNIPWENGALILGEGGYLQIENPIGFDFGPGSFSVTVDVEAENLGGVLQILAVGDYPESRHGWQVMVGTDNRWYFNSRGVGGEWSAAMSNVPVEGGRRIKLTGIRYRDGRVEMFIDGVRQSSVGARAKYKYGRPSQVRIGTLYDGSAPFRGKLYAFAACKGVADIGEQQAASLKEFLAD; encoded by the coding sequence ATGAGAGCGTTGGCATGGATCCTCGGGGGTCTGATCATGGCAGCCCTGCCGGCCGTGTCGCAGGTTACTCAGATCACGGATGGCCCCGGGGATGACACCGAGGCCGCATGGTCTCCCGACGGAGCGAAAGTGGCGTTTCAGTCCAACCGCGCCGGAAGCATGGACATATACATCCTTGACCTGGCAAACGGACAGGTGACCCCGTTGGTGCAGGGCCCCGGCGAGTCCCAGTTCCCGGCCTGGTCGCCGGATGGTTCGCAACTTGCCTTCGTGCACGTGCAACTCACAAAGACCGCCGTGCAGGGCATTGAACTGGGCCACTGCGTCCACGTTGTCCCTGCAAGTGGCGGGGAGCCAAGGCGGCTCACTGGCGGAGTACACAGGGACCACACCCCCACCTGGTCGCGGGACGGTCAGTCCATCGTTTTCTCGACCACGCGAGGCATGAAGGATTTCGCCGTCTGCCTTCAGCGTGTTCCGGTTACCGGTGGCGAACCAGAGACTCTGGATGCCCAGGACGCCATGGACAACGCCATGATGCAGCCCGATATATCGCCCGACGGCAAGCACATCGCCTACGGGTTCGTCAACGGATACAGGAGCAATTGGTGCATCCGGCTCGCGAAGGCGGACAGGCCGACCCGGCGATTCCAGCTGACCAGTCAGGAGATGAGCATGTATGGGCCGCGCTGGTCACCCGACGGCTCGGTCATCGCCTGCACCGGGTACCGCCCTGGCGATCCGGGTTGGGGCATCTATCTCATCCAGGTGGCGACGGGGGCCCTCGCGCGCCTGGACACCGGCGCGGGCAACTCTCGCAGCGCCACCTGGTCACCCGACGGCACCGAGATCATCTTCGAGAACAATCGCACTGGCCAGTACAAGCTCTACCGCGCCCCCGTACCGCAGGTGGAGTTCATCCGGCCTGCGGAGCTGGAAGTGGATGAGCGCGTGGAACTTGCGCGGTTTGACTTCGCTGAGAAGCCCGGCAACCGAGTTGAGGACCTGTCCGGCCAGGGGAACCACGGCAAGCTGGTAGGCAACATCCCCTGGGAGAACGGTGCGCTCATTCTGGGGGAGGGCGGTTACCTGCAGATCGAGAACCCCATCGGCTTCGATTTCGGCCCTGGGTCCTTCAGCGTCACTGTAGATGTGGAGGCCGAGAATCTGGGGGGCGTATTGCAGATACTCGCCGTCGGAGACTATCCGGAGAGCCGCCACGGGTGGCAGGTCATGGTGGGCACCGACAACCGGTGGTATTTCAACTCTCGTGGGGTCGGCGGTGAGTGGTCTGCGGCCATGTCCAACGTGCCGGTCGAAGGTGGGCGCAGGATCAAACTCACCGGCATCCGCTACCGCGACGGACGGGTGGAGATGTTCATCGACGGTGTGCGCCAGAGCTCCGTGGGCGCACGGGCGAAATACAAGTACGGCAGGCCATCCCAGGTGCGTATCGGCACCCTGTATGACGGAAGCGCGCCCTTCCGCGGCAAGCTCTATGCCTTCGCGGCCTGCAAGGGCGTGGCAGACATCGGCGAACAGCAGGCCGCGAGCCTGAAAGAGTTCCTGGCGGATTGA
- a CDS encoding tryptophan-rich sensory protein: MKAVRAVVALVVCLAVCFGAGAVGSIWSMESSGEWYRGLDKPDFQPPDDIFMPVWTALYLLMGISLWLVWLKAGWSWDLLMLFAAQLAFNALWSGFFFDLKDLLLAFIELCCLWVLILATLISFWRVQPWAGVLLLPYLAWVTFAGYLNFTIWQLNP; the protein is encoded by the coding sequence ATGAAAGCCGTACGTGCCGTGGTTGCGCTGGTGGTCTGCCTGGCCGTCTGCTTCGGGGCGGGGGCTGTCGGGTCGATTTGGTCGATGGAAAGCTCAGGCGAGTGGTACCGGGGCCTGGACAAACCGGATTTTCAGCCGCCGGATGACATCTTCATGCCGGTATGGACCGCGCTTTACCTGCTGATGGGGATATCGCTGTGGCTTGTCTGGCTCAAGGCGGGGTGGTCCTGGGACCTGTTGATGCTCTTCGCCGCCCAGCTTGCCTTCAATGCGCTCTGGTCAGGGTTCTTCTTTGACCTGAAAGACCTCCTGCTTGCCTTCATCGAGCTGTGCTGCCTCTGGGTTCTTATTCTGGCGACGCTGATCTCCTTCTGGCGCGTGCAGCCGTGGGCTGGAGTGCTCTTGCTGCCGTATCTTGCCTGGGTGACTTTCGCAGGCTACCTGAACTTCACAATATGGCAGCTGAACCCGTAG
- the amrS gene encoding AmmeMemoRadiSam system radical SAM enzyme: MVDRESEPIEDTGVECRYYESTDGKLRCRLCPFHCVIADGTCGRCSVRCNEGGRLWARSYGRITAANLDPIEKKPLYHFYPGSVILSLGSFGCNLTCEFCQNWNISQGAPPSQELSPNDAAQLAKNALGRGNIGIAYTYNEPLISFEYLMDTGQLVREAGMVNVLVTNGIVEPEPLEELLPLVDAMNVDIKSIRPTFYRKLCGGDGLAARRTVEMSWGRCHVEITNLIIPGENDSDEDLRDLFDWAASVSRRLPLHLSRYHPDYKLGNPPTPSATLRRAYEMARERLDFVYVGNIQMDGTTDTFCPACGALAVSRWGYTARTHTRDGRCSSCGEDIGIVT; this comes from the coding sequence ATGGTGGACAGGGAGAGCGAACCCATCGAAGACACGGGGGTTGAATGCAGATACTACGAGAGCACCGATGGTAAGCTCCGATGCAGGCTGTGCCCATTTCATTGCGTAATCGCGGACGGCACCTGCGGGCGATGCAGCGTTCGCTGCAACGAAGGCGGGCGTCTGTGGGCGCGCAGCTATGGCCGCATCACCGCCGCCAACCTTGACCCGATCGAGAAGAAACCGCTCTACCACTTTTATCCAGGCAGCGTCATCCTATCCCTGGGGAGCTTCGGTTGCAATCTGACCTGCGAATTCTGTCAGAACTGGAACATCTCGCAGGGAGCGCCACCGTCGCAGGAGCTCTCGCCGAATGATGCGGCACAGCTCGCGAAGAATGCTCTCGGAAGGGGCAATATCGGCATCGCTTACACCTACAACGAGCCCCTCATCAGTTTCGAGTACCTGATGGACACGGGACAACTGGTGCGCGAGGCGGGCATGGTCAACGTCCTGGTTACCAACGGTATCGTGGAACCGGAGCCGCTGGAAGAGTTGCTCCCGCTTGTCGATGCCATGAACGTGGACATCAAGAGCATCCGTCCCACGTTCTACCGCAAGCTTTGCGGAGGCGACGGTCTCGCCGCCCGGAGGACGGTGGAGATGTCCTGGGGACGGTGCCACGTTGAGATCACAAACCTGATCATCCCCGGGGAGAATGACTCGGACGAGGACTTGCGCGACCTTTTCGACTGGGCGGCATCCGTGTCGCGCAGACTGCCACTGCATCTGTCTCGGTACCATCCTGACTACAAACTGGGCAACCCGCCGACACCATCGGCGACCCTCCGGCGCGCCTACGAAATGGCCCGAGAGCGTCTCGATTTCGTATACGTGGGCAATATCCAGATGGACGGCACGACGGACACCTTCTGCCCCGCCTGCGGCGCTTTAGCCGTGAGCCGGTGGGGGTATACCGCCCGCACCCATACCAGGGATGGCCGCTGCAGTTCTTGCGGAGAGGACATAGGAATTGTCACCTGA
- a CDS encoding AarF/ABC1/UbiB kinase family protein yields MSPERQTGQRGLRGIARSVFRRGVQVSGILWKHGFGPHLRSFGLGRFLPRSAEGQVEPSAAGSDLPVRLRLACEEIGPVTIKLAQVLGSRPDLIPIEYAQEFRKLQDKVPPFSWDQARKVIEEDLGAPVGQLFASIEQQPSASASVAQVHKARLHDGRVVAVKVQRPDAQRIVDTDLLILNFAAREAERHIRGMKDYHLTDHVEEFARSLRAELDFTNEGHNMDRMRQTLSDDRHVVAPRVYWDFTSRRVLTMDWLEGVRADEVEAIEKAGISRGSVAAHLAQSMLQQIFIRGFFHADPHPGNLLVLPDGRLAFLDYGNVGSVDRSMREALVKLLLAVLEDDGIEVYDQIIDMGVVGEDTDLRQLRNDIQRMMGHYAGVATSQLSMGDVLEEMMIIIFRHRITMPPAFAAVLRSLILTEGTCRRLSPGFDFREPAERTSREVLQNWFQPGNLIRGIWRSFRDIQRYSLLIPRQVSELLAQLQVGGVTVKIEAEERDQILRRADAMANRLAFSLVVSAMIVGSSVMLSSERATSLLSTPGAVAYVVIGALLGLYLLISIIRSGGR; encoded by the coding sequence TTGTCACCTGAGCGACAGACCGGGCAACGGGGCCTGCGAGGCATTGCGCGCAGCGTATTCCGCCGCGGGGTGCAGGTCTCGGGAATCCTATGGAAACACGGGTTTGGGCCACATCTGCGCAGCTTCGGGCTGGGCCGATTCCTGCCACGATCGGCCGAGGGACAGGTCGAGCCATCGGCTGCCGGAAGCGACCTGCCCGTGCGCTTGCGCCTGGCATGCGAGGAGATCGGCCCGGTCACCATCAAGCTTGCCCAGGTCCTGGGGAGCAGGCCGGACCTGATCCCTATCGAGTACGCCCAGGAGTTCCGGAAGCTCCAGGATAAGGTCCCGCCGTTCTCGTGGGACCAGGCGCGTAAGGTCATAGAGGAAGATCTCGGCGCACCCGTGGGACAGCTCTTCGCGAGCATCGAGCAACAACCGTCCGCGTCGGCCTCCGTGGCTCAAGTGCATAAAGCAAGGCTTCACGACGGCCGCGTCGTGGCGGTCAAGGTCCAGCGCCCCGATGCGCAGCGCATCGTGGACACCGATCTGCTCATCCTGAACTTCGCCGCGCGCGAGGCCGAACGGCACATCCGCGGCATGAAGGATTACCATTTGACGGACCATGTGGAGGAGTTCGCGCGAAGTCTCCGTGCTGAACTGGACTTCACCAACGAAGGGCACAACATGGACCGGATGCGACAGACCCTGTCGGACGACCGGCATGTTGTGGCGCCAAGGGTATACTGGGACTTCACCAGCCGCCGGGTCCTGACGATGGACTGGCTCGAGGGGGTGCGGGCTGACGAGGTAGAAGCTATCGAGAAAGCGGGCATCAGCCGCGGGTCGGTGGCCGCCCACCTCGCGCAGTCCATGCTCCAACAGATCTTCATTCGTGGGTTCTTCCACGCCGACCCACACCCGGGAAATCTCCTGGTGTTGCCCGACGGTCGTCTGGCCTTCCTGGACTATGGGAATGTGGGCAGTGTAGATCGCAGTATGCGCGAGGCCCTGGTCAAGTTGCTTCTGGCGGTGCTTGAGGATGACGGGATCGAGGTCTACGACCAGATTATTGACATGGGGGTTGTTGGGGAGGATACTGACCTGCGCCAACTGCGCAATGACATACAGCGCATGATGGGGCATTATGCAGGAGTCGCGACTAGCCAATTGAGCATGGGTGACGTGCTGGAGGAAATGATGATTATCATCTTCCGGCACCGGATCACTATGCCTCCGGCTTTCGCCGCTGTCCTGCGCTCACTCATCCTGACGGAAGGCACCTGCCGGCGACTCAGCCCGGGGTTCGATTTCCGCGAACCCGCGGAGCGTACGAGCCGCGAGGTGCTCCAGAACTGGTTCCAACCAGGCAACCTGATCCGCGGCATCTGGCGTTCATTCAGGGATATTCAGCGCTACAGCTTGCTGATCCCGCGCCAGGTGAGTGAGCTTCTAGCCCAGCTGCAGGTGGGCGGGGTGACGGTCAAGATTGAGGCCGAGGAGCGCGACCAGATCCTGCGCCGCGCCGACGCCATGGCAAATCGTCTGGCGTTCTCGCTGGTCGTGTCGGCGATGATCGTCGGTTCCTCGGTGATGCTCAGCAGCGAAAGGGCGACGAGCCTGCTGTCCACGCCGGGCGCGGTGGCATACGTGGTAATCGGCGCCCTCCTGGGACTGTACCTGCTCATCTCCATCATCCGGTCGGGTGGACGATGA
- a CDS encoding TIGR01777 family protein: MLRDTGQALKGRDCLVRQVSSVLISGASGFIGRHVSDHLMGCGLRVGRLVRRAVRAPDEIAWDPSVGDLAPQALSGWDAVVNLSGRGIATRWTPAAKREILDSRIRPTQTLARTIAEAEKGPQVLISASAIGYYGNRGDEELTEESPSGNGFLSQVCRQWEAATEPASQSGTRVVMIRMGMVLSPHGGALARMLPAFKFGIGGPWGAGSQWVSWIAMDDLTRAIEFALSCEGLRGPANAVAPEPVTASQFARILARVLRRPCIARIPGFAMKAAFGEMAQETLLASVRALPAALRGAGFEFAHPTLEGAFSDMLK; encoded by the coding sequence ATGCTGCGCGATACCGGTCAGGCGCTGAAAGGGCGGGATTGCCTGGTGAGACAGGTATCGTCAGTGCTCATCTCCGGCGCATCGGGGTTCATCGGCAGACATGTCTCCGACCACCTTATGGGGTGCGGCTTGCGGGTCGGACGGCTGGTGCGACGTGCGGTTCGCGCTCCGGACGAAATCGCCTGGGACCCGTCGGTGGGAGACCTTGCCCCGCAGGCCCTGTCCGGGTGGGACGCGGTAGTCAACCTCTCCGGGCGCGGCATCGCCACGCGCTGGACCCCTGCGGCCAAGCGGGAGATACTGGACAGCCGGATCAGACCGACCCAGACTCTCGCGCGCACCATCGCGGAGGCGGAGAAAGGCCCACAGGTCCTTATCTCGGCATCTGCCATCGGTTACTACGGCAACCGAGGCGATGAGGAATTGACGGAAGAGAGCCCTTCGGGCAACGGCTTCCTGTCTCAAGTATGCCGGCAGTGGGAAGCGGCAACTGAGCCGGCGAGCCAGTCGGGCACCCGCGTGGTGATGATCCGCATGGGGATGGTGCTCAGTCCCCACGGAGGCGCGCTCGCGAGAATGCTGCCCGCGTTCAAGTTCGGCATCGGAGGTCCCTGGGGAGCGGGCAGCCAATGGGTCAGCTGGATCGCCATGGACGACCTGACTCGCGCGATCGAGTTCGCCCTGTCCTGCGAAGGTCTGCGCGGACCCGCCAACGCGGTTGCCCCGGAGCCCGTGACTGCCTCCCAATTCGCCCGAATTCTTGCACGGGTGTTGCGGCGTCCCTGCATCGCGCGGATTCCCGGCTTCGCAATGAAGGCCGCGTTTGGTGAAATGGCCCAGGAGACTCTCCTGGCAAGCGTGAGAGCACTCCCCGCCGCACTCCGGGGGGCAGGCTTCGAGTTCGCACACCCCACGCTGGAGGGTGCTTTCTCGGATATGTTGAAATGA
- a CDS encoding DUF4434 domain-containing protein, with amino-acid sequence MASARQQAAGAATLAIFALAYFIVAAPAQAPNIALDGTARSWHENSVASVPVSLATDGDLLTFWGSNAPTTDPPKDLGVEWEELVTAGCVIARFYSADHAPAEDGWELQGRRDGDWFRLDATVENTDGAWWTFRFPPTQLRALRLLVTAYRHSRVAVSEFEVYGNAPEPEPLRRAPVLDGAFWAFHYENWAKHFPADELLAREVDSAHAIGLDIMILYTLTGADETWSTVVPDTCLPQSPWWSGRDPLEAILTRADALGMRVYLGDGPPTGFGAPGDARRENATERRLNQYREEMLARYAGHPSLVGYYINYECCPAEFGNDPAIPSSNSQRLARHIRNLRPGFEIIQPVGLYNWRASPQEPWHAARPEEIESFWRPYIAACPDVDVFMVIDGVGTGLSPLNYTHLNQARLRSICDQLGKGMWTDVEVAVMGRRYEPMPVGRLAQSLEVAARHADTLVGFCYFNYMSPNNGRETSARLYSDYRTYRLGALTAGAR; translated from the coding sequence GTGGCGTCAGCGAGACAGCAGGCAGCAGGGGCAGCAACGCTTGCCATCTTCGCGCTGGCATATTTCATCGTGGCTGCACCGGCACAAGCCCCCAATATCGCCCTCGATGGCACGGCGCGAAGCTGGCACGAGAATTCAGTGGCCTCGGTACCGGTGAGTCTCGCCACGGACGGCGACCTCCTCACTTTCTGGGGCAGCAATGCGCCTACCACCGACCCGCCCAAGGACCTGGGCGTCGAGTGGGAGGAACTCGTTACCGCCGGCTGCGTGATCGCCCGTTTCTACAGCGCTGACCATGCTCCCGCAGAGGACGGCTGGGAGCTGCAGGGCCGCCGGGATGGCGACTGGTTTCGTCTTGATGCGACCGTGGAAAACACCGACGGCGCATGGTGGACCTTCCGATTTCCTCCCACGCAGCTCAGGGCGCTGCGGCTGTTGGTGACAGCTTACCGGCACAGTCGCGTCGCAGTGAGTGAGTTTGAGGTCTACGGAAACGCTCCTGAACCCGAGCCATTGCGGCGCGCTCCAGTCCTGGACGGCGCATTCTGGGCTTTCCACTACGAGAACTGGGCGAAGCATTTCCCTGCGGATGAACTGCTGGCCCGGGAAGTCGACTCCGCGCACGCTATCGGCCTGGATATCATGATCCTCTACACGCTCACGGGCGCAGATGAGACGTGGTCCACGGTAGTCCCTGACACCTGCTTGCCACAGTCGCCCTGGTGGAGCGGCCGCGACCCGCTTGAGGCGATACTCACCCGCGCGGATGCCCTGGGCATGCGGGTGTACCTGGGGGATGGTCCGCCGACAGGCTTTGGAGCGCCCGGAGATGCCCGGCGGGAGAACGCGACTGAAAGGCGTCTGAACCAGTACCGCGAGGAGATGCTGGCCAGGTACGCGGGGCATCCGTCGCTAGTTGGCTACTACATCAATTACGAGTGCTGCCCGGCGGAGTTCGGCAATGACCCGGCGATCCCGTCCAGCAACTCCCAGCGTCTCGCGCGACACATCCGAAACCTGCGGCCGGGGTTCGAAATCATCCAGCCCGTGGGCCTGTACAACTGGCGCGCGAGCCCTCAGGAGCCTTGGCATGCCGCACGGCCGGAGGAGATCGAGAGCTTCTGGCGGCCGTACATAGCGGCCTGTCCGGACGTGGACGTGTTCATGGTCATCGATGGGGTGGGCACAGGCCTGTCGCCACTGAACTACACTCATCTCAACCAGGCGCGGCTGCGGAGCATCTGCGACCAGCTGGGCAAGGGCATGTGGACCGATGTCGAAGTCGCGGTCATGGGCCGGCGTTACGAGCCCATGCCGGTGGGGCGTCTGGCGCAGTCGCTGGAGGTCGCCGCGAGGCACGCGGACACCCTGGTGGGCTTCTGCTATTTCAACTACATGAGCCCCAATAACGGACGTGAAACGTCAGCGCGGCTGTATTCTGATTACAGAACATACCGGCTGGGAGCACTCACAGCCGGCGCACGCTGA
- a CDS encoding FAD-dependent oxidoreductase: MRHDTHEADLCVVGGGLAGMCAAIAAARHGAKVVLMHDRPVLGGNASSEVRMWICGASAHGANLRETGIIEEIELDNIRYNRSTTYAIWDAVLYGKVLAEPNITLLLNCSCNQAETDGQRIVSITGWQGTAETWHTVRAALFADCSGDSILAPLSGAEFRIGREARAEFNEDIEPEIADQRTMGMSCLIQGREMASPQEFVPLPWANRYGSCADLPHRGHQVNNTNFWWIELGGEQDSIHDTERLRDQLLKVSYGVWDHIKNHCEQDATNWALEWVGYVPGKRESRRYIGDHILTQNDVRAEGRFEDLVAYGGWSMDDHHPGGMNWPGQPTIFHPAPAPYGIPYRCLYSRNIENLLFAGRNISATHAAMSSTRVMATCATMGQAVGTAAAIAVANGLTPRGVYEERMNELKQALLEDDCYLPWNVRKVPEQSLNAILCASEGDPSPLRNGIDRPVGETENAWSCAPGGWVEYQFAEPTQVTAVRIVFDSDLNRKGKNMPAMFPLDPSAHSIPAACSLCPGAPESMTKAFRIEVEDADGLRHEVASYQCNYQRLVRVHLPVVCRAVRLIPEATWGAERCRLFAFDVR; encoded by the coding sequence ATGCGACACGATACACACGAGGCAGACTTGTGCGTGGTCGGTGGCGGGCTTGCAGGAATGTGCGCAGCCATTGCCGCGGCGCGTCACGGGGCCAAGGTCGTGCTGATGCACGACCGCCCGGTGCTCGGCGGGAATGCGTCATCCGAGGTGCGCATGTGGATCTGCGGTGCAAGCGCCCACGGGGCCAACCTGCGGGAGACGGGGATTATCGAGGAAATCGAGCTGGACAACATCCGCTACAACCGCTCCACGACCTATGCCATCTGGGACGCGGTGCTCTACGGGAAAGTCTTGGCCGAGCCCAACATCACGCTGCTGCTCAATTGCTCATGCAACCAGGCGGAGACAGACGGGCAGCGTATAGTATCGATTACCGGCTGGCAGGGAACCGCGGAAACCTGGCACACGGTGCGGGCCGCCCTTTTCGCGGACTGCTCCGGCGACAGCATTCTCGCCCCGCTCTCGGGAGCGGAGTTCCGGATCGGGCGGGAGGCCCGGGCCGAGTTCAATGAGGACATCGAGCCGGAGATTGCCGACCAGCGTACCATGGGCATGAGCTGCCTTATTCAGGGGCGCGAGATGGCATCTCCCCAGGAGTTCGTGCCGCTGCCCTGGGCAAACCGGTATGGCTCCTGCGCCGATCTGCCCCATCGGGGCCACCAGGTGAACAACACCAACTTCTGGTGGATTGAGCTTGGCGGAGAGCAGGACTCGATCCACGATACCGAACGCCTGCGCGACCAATTGCTCAAGGTATCTTACGGCGTCTGGGATCACATCAAGAACCATTGTGAGCAGGACGCGACCAACTGGGCGCTGGAGTGGGTCGGGTACGTGCCGGGCAAGCGCGAGAGCCGCAGGTATATTGGCGACCATATCCTGACCCAGAATGACGTCCGAGCCGAGGGACGCTTCGAAGACCTTGTCGCGTACGGCGGCTGGTCCATGGACGACCACCATCCGGGTGGGATGAACTGGCCGGGACAGCCCACCATATTCCACCCGGCTCCCGCACCCTATGGTATCCCTTACCGTTGCTTGTACTCGCGCAACATCGAGAACCTGCTGTTCGCCGGGCGGAACATCAGCGCCACCCATGCTGCGATGAGCTCGACCCGGGTGATGGCCACCTGCGCCACCATGGGGCAGGCTGTTGGCACCGCGGCGGCCATCGCGGTAGCAAACGGTCTGACTCCCCGCGGCGTGTACGAAGAGCGGATGAACGAACTCAAACAGGCCCTTCTTGAGGATGACTGTTACCTGCCATGGAACGTCCGGAAGGTTCCCGAGCAGTCGCTGAACGCGATACTCTGCGCCTCCGAAGGCGATCCGTCGCCCCTGCGCAATGGAATTGACCGTCCGGTGGGGGAGACCGAGAACGCCTGGTCGTGCGCGCCGGGCGGGTGGGTGGAGTATCAGTTCGCGGAACCGACGCAAGTGACGGCGGTGCGAATCGTGTTCGACAGCGACCTCAACCGCAAGGGTAAGAATATGCCGGCGATGTTCCCGCTGGACCCCTCAGCCCACAGCATCCCCGCCGCGTGTTCGCTCTGCCCAGGCGCTCCGGAATCGATGACCAAAGCCTTTCGAATAGAGGTCGAAGATGCCGATGGCCTCCGGCATGAGGTCGCCTCATATCAGTGCAACTATCAGCGCCTGGTGCGGGTGCATCTACCTGTGGTCTGCCGCGCGGTTCGCCTGATCCCCGAGGCAACCTGGGGAGCAGAGCGCTGCCGGTTGTTCGCCTTTGACGTACGCTGA